DNA from Elaeis guineensis isolate ETL-2024a chromosome 2, EG11, whole genome shotgun sequence:
CAATaactaataaatctactaagaACAAATGCCGATATTTTTATTGGATCGGCAATCGATATACCAGAAATTTCTTCGAAAGTAATAACTCATCGGCTGAACATTGATCCTAAAGCTAGATcgatgagacaaaagaaaagatcttttgctcctgaaagacagaagatcATCAACGAGGAAGTCGACAAGCTTCTCGTGGCTAGCTTCATCAGAAAAGCTAATTATCCCGATTAACTCGTCaatatagtgatggtgagaaaagccaatgaaaaatgaagaatctgcatcAACTACACAAATTTAAATGAAacttgtccgaaggacagtttttTCTTAccaaagatcgaccaactagttgatgcaacttcGGGACATCGATTTTTGAGCTTTATGGACGCCTTCGCGGGCTACAATCAGATTCGAATGGCATCCGAAGATGAGAAACACTGCCTTCGTAATCGACAAAGGCATCTACTATGACAAAGTAATGCCATTCGATTTAAAGAATATCGGAGCTACTTATCAACAACCAGTCAACAAACTGTTTAAAGCATAAATTGGACATAACATGGAAGTCTATATTGATGATATGCTAATGAAAAGCCTCCAAACTTCTGATCATGTTCGGGACTTGAAAAAATCCTTCAACACACTTTGACGAcatcagataaaattaaatccGACTAAATGTGCATTCAAAATAACTTTCGAGAAATTTCTCGGATTTATCATGTCGCAACGAGAAATTGAAGCTAATCTCGAGAAAATAAAGACTATCATCGATATTAAGCATCCAAGCTCTAAGAAAAAAATACAACTCATTGGAATGATCgccgcactcagccgattcatctcaagatcgacagaaagatgtTTACCTTTCTTCAAGACCTTGAGACCAGCAAAAAACTTTTCATGGTCAGATGAGTGCCGACAGTCCTTCGAGGATTTGAAGAAATATTTGATATCTCCACCATTACAAAATTGAAAATGGAAGAAACATTATATCTTTATCTGACGACTGCTACGAAGGCAGTTAGTTCGATACTTGTCCAAGAGGATGAAAGTCGAATTCAACGACCGATTTATTATACCAGTAAAGTGCTTCATAATGCTGAAGTACGATATTTAAGAGCGAAAaaaatgatctacgctctgatcatatcatcacaacgacttcgtccgtactttcaagcacatccaATAGTTGTCTTGATAGATCAGTCGCTGAAGGTAATTCTATACCGATCTGATACATCAGGTCGAATGACGAAATGAACGAtaaaactcagtgagtttgatattcaatatcgccCGCGACCGTCGATGAAGGCACAAGTTTTGACCGACTTTGTCGTCGAGTGCACCATATCCGATAATAATCCTGAGGATGAGCTCGACGATAAATCGAAGCAAATTGAAACTCCTGAAGCCGATTTAACATCGGTTTAGATGCTGCATATTGATGGAATATTCAATGCACAAGACAGTGGAGTCgatctcatcctcaccaatttcgAAGGGATCGTAACCAAATATGcccttcgatttaattttaaagccTCGAATAATCAAGTCGAGTATGAAGCTCTTCTAGTCGGCCTGAAAATTATCAAAGAACTTGATGTCAACAACTTAaagatcttcaccgactcacaattgATTATCGAGCAAGTTAAGGACGAGTTTGAAGTCCGAGACCTTGTTATGATGAgatatcttcagaaagtgaaagatcttacatcgattttgaaatattttgagatatcTCACATTCCAAGAGCAGAGAATACTCGAGCTAACGCACTTTCCTAACTCGTAACCACTTCATTTGGCTTGTTGGATCGGACGTTCATCGAATGTCTCGAACAATCGAGTATTGACAAAATCGAAGAAGTGCTGTAAATCAATAATGAGCccagctggatggatccgatcatccagtATTTAACTGATGGAACTCTATCTGCAAATCCTTCAAAAGCCAAACGACTGCGGTGGATGGCCTcgcaatatattttgataaatagaCAACTCTAtaaaaaggtcattctctcttttcTTGCTAAAATGTTTGTGACCAacggatgccgactatgcactccgagaagttcatgaaaaaattcatgaaaattacTTAGAAGGCAAATCATTGCTTATAAAGTtttacgacaaggatattattgacccaccatgaagaaagatgcagctgaacttgtctgaagatgtgaaccatgtcagaagtTTGCTTACATACAACATCAACCAGCCAGTCAGctgacatcaattgttgcaccatggcccttcgcacaatggaaaatcgacatacttggtcctttccctccgacattcggtcagagaaaatttataatgattgctattgattacttcaccaaatgagtAGAAACTGAATTCTTGGTACAAATCACTGAAAGttagatggaagacttcattcagaaatcaatcatatgtagattcgatccaccacacaccatcatcaccgataatggtcgacaattcgacaatcaggatttcaaaaaattttgtgcGAAATTTCATATTATGCACAAGCTCACCTCAGTCGGTCATCCACAGTCCAATAGTGAAGTGGAGATAACAAATCAAACAATTCTATAAGATCTTAAaaccagactgaatgaagctaaaggcctctggatggaagaattatatccaaTCTTATGGATATATCGGACAACTCTTCATATACCAACAGGAGAATCGCCATTCAACCTAGCTTATAAAACTAAGACGATGAttccacttgagatcggattaccatcagtaAGAATTGAACAATATAATAAGCCGAGCAATTCTGAATGTCCGAGAGCCGACCTAGACTTACTTCCGAAAgttcgacagcaagctcaagttcgaatggcagcatATCGACAGAGAGTCGTCTGATATTATAATGCAAAAATCAAGCTGAAGGTCTTTCGTCCAGGAGACATGATCCTAAGAAAAGCAGAAGTTTCAAAGcctttggatcaagaaaaattatctccaaattgaGGACCCTACAAAGTAACCGAGACACTTCGTCCGAATGCATATCGACTAAAAACCCTCGATGGGACAACTATTCCtcggatttgaaatgtcgatAATTTGAAAATGTACTATCAATAAACTTGTTTACATGTATGATATTCGGAATGAAACATTGGGACTCTAAATCTTGAAATCTTCAGTCAACTACAAATCATCTACAAAAACCGCATCAGACCGACAAGTAATCGATCAACTTGTACcgactatatctcgatttttcattataaaaaccgACTTAAGTCGAACGACACTGTGTAATCGGTCAATTTGTACcgactatatctcgatttttcactgtaaaaacctACTTAAGTCGAATGACACCGTGTAATCGATCAACTTGTATCGATTATATCtcgattttttattgtaaaaactgACTTAACTACTCATGCTGACTTAGCTTTAGCTAAGCAGAACATTATATCGACTCGATCCCGATCGAGTGGAAAATACACCGACTTGACTACGGtcaatcgaaggatattcggcttatcatCGTCTATCAACTACATAAAGTATCCAAGCTAAGTCAGCTGATACTCGACTAGCGGACAAATTTTACTACAATTATTGATCGACATTCAATTCACCAATGGATGATCGGTAATCTGACTATTATTCAACGATATTGACAGTATAAGTGTAAAAAGAGATTTCatacttgaaaaatttttttcattcattgaagaagagattacaaaattagactcaaagtctgattacaaaattgaaCTTAAtccgattacaaaaagaaaaaagaaaaagtattaCACCGATCACCAGTCAGCTTCTTCTTCACCTTACTCCGATACAACTTCGGTGGTTGGAGCAAATTCTGATGCAATCGATGCATGTCCTTCATTCGGCGCGGTGGTCTCCTCAGCAACCTCTTCTCCCGAACTAGGGGACGATGCTGCTCAGGTCCaaattcgaaaataatttttcgacTGCATCTCTGCCGTCTTCGTATCCAACACAGGAGGCAAATCCACCTTCGAAAATTTTATCTTTgtattcttctcattttttgaaaTTCTCGATGGCCAGACTCAGAGCACCTTTCGCCGATTCAGCTTCTTCCTTAGCAGAGACTGACTCTGCATCGGTCAGTGCCAACCTCTTCTGGATAGCCCGATGTCTTCCGCGCTCCGCCTCGAGTTCTATGCATCCGTCCCTTTCTCTCTGGAGCCgattgattgaatgcttcttgctcttgatccgAGACTCCAAGGATGCGATGCTCTGTTGAGCCGACCCTAATTCGGCTCTGGAGGATTGCAGTTCGGTCGTCACACGGAAGATCTCTTCCTGAAGCATCTTCTCCCGTTCGGCTGCCGCTTGAAGTTGTTCGACGGCAGTAAATTTTTCGACATTGGCGATCGCGACCTTGTCCATCCATGCCTGACGAAGCTCGGTGAACTTCCGATACCCGCTCTCCAAAGCATACATATCGTGTGCCagttaaaaaagaaggacaagtcAAGtcaaaccaaaaaaagaaaagggagaaaagTATCGTTGACTTACCCCAAGTATCGTCGGATAAAACGAAGAAAATATTTCGGATACTGTCTGATCTTTCCTATTCTCCCTGTCTGTCGGGAGAAAAGCAGCTTCGATGAGTCATTTGGCCAAAGATGGATTGGCCAAGGCCGACTTACCAATGGAGATGCGGATGTCAGAAAGGGTGGGAAGACCCCCCCCGATGATCCATTGTCCGCGGAAGTAGCCGGCGCCTTTCTCCGATCCCCAGTCGGCGGTCGTTTGCTTGAAATCACCATAAAGTCTATGCTCGACTGCGCTTGAGACCGCGCCACTTGAGGAACAGCTTGTGCAGCAGCAGATAATTCTGGTTTGGCCGCGACTGTAAAATCGGCCCGAACCCCGACTGATGGAGCCATCGATGGCTCTGGTGCGGCATCTTCATCTCTCGCCGTCTCAACTCCGGCCGACGGTACTTCAATTGGAGGAAGCGTTGTCGGAGCTGACAACGCTATAACCAGCTTGATGCTGGGAGCTATCACTGACAGGATGTCGGACTCCCTGGTCGGCACCGACTCAGAGTCACCCCGACTTCTCTTCGACAGTCGGGATGGTTCAACATCAGTCGCTGCTCTCTTCTTAGCAGTATGTCGACGGATGTCGGCAGTTGAGACGCGTGTTGTCGACcgcatagctgcaatcaaaagaTAAAGTTCAGTACAAAGTTCAgaagcaaataaaaaataaagcgaACGATTATGCTATATCTAAAAAAGTTACCAAACTAagtccggcatcatagagagcctgCTCTGTCATCAGCTCTCGTTGCGCTGGGACTTCCATATCTTTAAGTCGGAGAAAATCTTCCCAATCGATGATGTCAACCCGACTATGCTCATTGGGGCCGGTTCTCGGATCGTCCCAGGATGATGGAAAGCCTCAAAAAGgtgaagaagaaacaaagaaaaactgatttTTCCGTCCATAattggacgatggaagatcaaaaataaaagaaagatcctTCTTCGGATTGAAAGACCACCAACCCTTGACTTTTGGGTGAGGACGAAGGACCAAAAAGactcgaaaaagagaaggacgaggGTTAATCGGGATAAGACGACACAACTAAGCAAAGCTAATAATCAATTGAATGAAATTCGAAGCTAGCTGAGCGGGGCAAAGATGGTAATAACCAAGAAGATTTCAGATGAACTCCGGAATCGAAAATCAAAGACCGGCCCAAAGATCCTCGACATCAAATGCAACCTGATCCAGAGGAGAGTTCACTCGATCATCCGGACCAGGAGCAAAAAGCTAAAATTGCTTCGAGATACGATACTgttcccggagccgatcgacattGAATCCGGACAAAGAAGAAATTTTCGTCTCTGGACCTAAAAGAGAATCATCGATCGGATTCTCCGACtgactatctcgagaagatgaagcCTTCGCTTTCTTACCCCTACTTGCCATTAGAAATGAAAGAAcctagaagaaaaaaagaaaaacttaagAGGAAGAAACGAGAACTCGACCAGGAACTAAGAAATGATGTGAACGGAAAAAGCTCTCAGCACCTGAAGCAGAACCTTCTGTtgcagaagaaaatgaagaatgcAAAAGCGAAAAGTCCAAATAAAAGAGACATTACATATATGAGACCCTTCAACGGTCTAGATGAGATTTTTCAAATCAGGACTTTTTCAGATTTCAACACATGGCAACATCAAAATCGACCTTTGATCGGACGGTTCGATGCATCTATCCTCATATCACGCCACCTCACCAATATCTGCATGAACGGCATAGAGCCAATGATATCTGGACATATGGCCGATATCGATTAGTCAAAATCGAATCATCCGAATTCGCCGGACGTCGGACTATCTTCTCGAAACGACATTCCAATGATGATTTCACAGTTATCGAAATGACAAAAGATTGGAGATCCTTCGttttttgaaaaatcattaatGTCTGCAGTCGAATCGGGACTCGAGACAACACGTGACAACTCTTTTCGTCCAATGTGACAGATCATGTAACAACACGCATGTTAAACTACCTTGGACTTAGGAGCAGGGGGCAGCTGTTGGGGCAATTCAACCGACTCTCCGATTTCGACTTTCAATCGGCCTGATAAGCACGAACTGCCGACTGCCAATCGGTTGGCCGACTGACAGTCGGCTATCCTCAACCATCATTGGCAAACTTCAactatgatgactcgattgatttcAGACCGATGACCGTCGGCATATTAGAGTTGTCGATCGATGGTCATTCGGACTTCCTCAATTGCCGATATGCAATCGACATCTTtagattaccgacatatagtcggcaaaACTGAAACAGCCAGTACAGAAAGCACATAATGACCAAAACATGATTAGTGACGGGTATAACTATCCATCCCACGATCATATAATGCTGAAACAAGCGGGACCCATGTGTCTGATCGTTACAAACGGTTACCAATAACTCGTCTATAAAAGaagataaatgaacagcatttagTAAGGACTCTTGAAAGCTGAAACTCTGCTTCTTTAAATAttcatctgctgttcaccactcttcactgacttaagcatcggaggatctccactGGATACAATTCCGATCAATATGGACTTTATTTTACAGATTCTCTTCACCGGCGATCGGTGCAACAAGAGATTGGACACAACATTTGGCATGGGCTGGCACATCGACCCATCAAAAAGGTCAACCAGACTACATATTCCAATGATCTTAGCAGCCCAACGCAAGTGCACAACCACGAAACCACACTGAACAATTTGACAGGGACATGGATCAAAATCATCCAAATTCCATCAACTGGCCACCAAATTCTCTCTAGATCATTAAACATGCTCTGCTATTAAGTCCAATCATAAGATCCATTTCCAAATTCCAATAAAGCTTGGGCCATGTtactccaaaacctcaaatctcATCTCTGTTACTTGACAAATGCATGAACGCACTTGTCATAAATGTTgctgaattatttttttctttatttgtgcTCTCTTCCATCATCTAGGCAGCATCTCAATCTGATTGAAACATTAATTAGATAATTCCTCCCATGCTAAAttattcctttcttcttctttttttcactttttggCAGCATACATAGAAATTTGGAACTAACCATTTGGGTCCCCACACATTATTTTATATTCTCCACCCACGACAAATAGTCAGAGAATCCCAAAATTTGTTCaagttatattattttaataagctataaaaaaaaattaacttcaaGTAACCATGACGATGGCATATTAAAATAATACAAGGGACAGAACTTACCGGTcaggttcttcttccccttcgatcaCAGCAAAGACATTTTGGATCGTTGCCAGTGTTTCATTTCCCTAACTTATCAAAGTACCATGCCATAAGTGATGAGACCACCAGTGACATTTCGGTAAACATACCACCATTCAAGTCCAAAAaacgataaaaaaaattagaagagagaTCATCCAGAAGAAACCTAGAGATCACCATCAATCCGATGGTCCCAACTGACACTCCAACTTACAATGTATGTGAGGTTGAGGAACCCCGGACCGGGCCCAAGCCGGTACAGGGGCGCCCCCTCGACGCCCTGCCAATCATCGGGCGCCACCTGTCCGCCAATGGTCCTCAGGATCGCCTCCCCGTCCTGGGCCGACACCGGCAGCGATGGGATCCCCGGCATCAGCCCGCTCGCCGCAACCTCGGCCGCGCTCCACCGCTCACACCCGCTGGCGCTTGCCCACCCGGGCGTCGTCGGGTCGCCAGACCCCCGGTACGTGCTCCCCACCTGCACGCCGCTTGCCGGCATCCCCGGTCCCTCCGGGAACCGGCCCTGCCCGCCACCGCCGTAGTCCTTGGCGTCTGTGAACACCACCGCTGCCGCAGCCCCAGCGTCCTCCGCGTTCTTTATAATGTCCCCGCGATATATCTTACCGTACCTCGCGAGGACCACAGCCCCGGTGACGTTCACACCCGCGGCCCTCAGGGCGGCAAAGTCCTCCAGCCGGCCGTAGTTGGCGTAGGCAGCCGGGCCGGCGGCGGCGCCGGAGCGGGCGTAGGCGTGGAAAGTGGGGAGCACCTCCGCCGCCACGTCGGCATAGGGATCACCGGGGTAGATCTCTTGAACGAGGTCGAAGGCGAGGGTGGGGCCCGGGGAAGGACGCGGGGAGGGCGAGAGGATGAGGGAGCGGCGGAGGGGGTAGGTGAGGAAGACGTCGTATGAGACAGAGTGGGCGGGAAGCGAGGAGAAGGAGAGGGCGGCGAGGACGTAGGCGGCGACAGCGGCGTTGGCCGGGGTGCCGGCGACGTGGGGGCGGCGGGTGAGGGCGAGGAGGTGGCAGGCGGCGGTGGCGTTGTCGGAcagggagaggaagagggagtgGTAGGTGGATTTGGAGGGGGGAGAGATAGTGAGGTGGAGGACGAGAAGGATGGTGAAGGCGGTGAGCAGAACTCGCACGGTGGCAGATCTGCTGATGGTGGTGGCGGCGGAGGCGGTGGAGTGAGTGAGAAGTGGGATTTCTATAAGGCGAGGcatttcctctctctccctctcctccctccccGTGTCCCTCCGAAATGAgttttgagaggaggagggagggccGAAGTAAGATGGGATTGGCATTTGGCAGTGACGCTATAAATTCTTTTCTGATTTTATTTATGTCGTTTTACCGTAACATTAATTActcctttcatatgatgatatctatttatttaataattttatttgaatACATTTCTACATGGCTGCTCGGATGGTGGAGATAAAGTTGAAAGAGCGATACCGAGGGGCTGACGAATCTACGGGGTTTTTGTTCGGACATTGGTGTTTGTCCGTGAAATTTTTGGATTTTATTAAGCTAGCACAAATAAGATTAGTGATCTAAGACCACTAATGCTTTAAATtctatgataatttaattattgataatttaagaTCATTATATTTGATAAatcataat
Protein-coding regions in this window:
- the LOC114912635 gene encoding probable glutamate carboxypeptidase LAMP1 isoform X4, producing the protein MPIPSYFGPPSSSQNSFRRDTGREEREREEMPRLIEIPLLTHSTASAATTISRSATVRVLLTAFTILLVLHLTISPPSKSTYHSLFLSLSDNATAACHLLALTRRPHVAGTPANAAVAAYVLAALSFSSLPAHSVSYDVFLTYPLRRSLILSPSPRPSPGPTLAFDLVQEIYPGDPYADVAAEVLPTFHAYARSGAAAGPAAYANYGRLEDFAALRAAGVNVTGAVVLARYGKIYRGDIIKNAEDAGAAAAVVFTDAKDYGGGGQGRFPEGPGMPASGVQVGSTYRGSGDPTTPGWASASGCERWSAAEVAASGLMPGIPSLPVSAQDGEAILRTIGGQVAPDDWQGVEGAPLYRLGPGPGFLNLTYIGNETLATIQNVFAVIEGEEEPDRYVLLGNHRDAWTFGAVDPNSGTASLLEVAQRFGKLQKRGWKPRRTIILCNWDAEEYGLIGSTEWVEENREMLTSRAVAYLNVDSAVAGPGFHASATPQLDELLKQASEKVQDPDNSSQTLYESWVASNYSSLIGRLGGGGTDFTAFVQHVGVPSVDMFFGGGYPVYHSMYDDFVWMEKFGDPMFHRHVAEDHHFTYSISSTTSYLREWQNQRSASMWGLVALRLADEEFLPFNYISYASELQRSAKILEDDVLGMPVTFAPLYKSIKALKKAATKIDNQRKALERNFLSLNWRKDPLKVRELNDRLMMAERAFTDRDGLFGREWYKHLALTMPLRRQRAWTLRSHGVLYNMKCGGLPGL
- the LOC114912635 gene encoding probable glutamate carboxypeptidase LAMP1 isoform X2, translated to MPIPSYFGPPSSSQNSFRRDTGREEREREEMPRLIEIPLLTHSTASAATTISRSATVRVLLTAFTILLVLHLTISPPSKSTYHSLFLSLSDNATAACHLLALTRRPHVAGTPANAAVAAYVLAALSFSSLPAHSVSYDVFLTYPLRRSLILSPSPRPSPGPTLAFDLVQEIYPGDPYADVAAEVLPTFHAYARSGAAAGPAAYANYGRLEDFAALRAAGVNVTGAVVLARYGKIYRGDIIKNAEDAGAAAAVVFTDAKDYGGGGQGRFPEGPGMPASGVQVGSTYRGSGDPTTPGWASASGCERWSAAEVAASGLMPGIPSLPVSAQDGEAILRTIGGQVAPDDWQGVEGAPLYRLGPGPGFLNLTYIGNETLATIQNVFAVIEGEEEPDRYVLLGNHRDAWTFGAVDPNSGTASLLEVAQRFGKLQKRGWKPRRTIILCNWDAEEYGLIGSTEWVEENREMLTSRAVAYLNVDSAVAGPGFHASATPQLDELLKQVQDPDNSSQTLYESWVASNYSSLIGRLGGGGTDFTAFVQHVGVPSVDMFFGGGYPVYHSMYDDFVWMEKFGDPMFHRHVAEDHHFTYSISSTTSYLREWQNQRSASMWGLVALRLADEEFLPFNYISYASELQRSAKILEDDVLGMPVTFAPLYKSIKALKKAATKIDNQRKALERNFLSLNWRKDPLKVRELNDRLMMAERAFTDRDGLFGREWYKHLIYGPSMHDDYGSKSYPGIDDAIEKAKSLDTSESWSFVQHEVWRAARVVTQAALVLNGKFT
- the LOC114912635 gene encoding probable glutamate carboxypeptidase LAMP1 isoform X1, with amino-acid sequence MPIPSYFGPPSSSQNSFRRDTGREEREREEMPRLIEIPLLTHSTASAATTISRSATVRVLLTAFTILLVLHLTISPPSKSTYHSLFLSLSDNATAACHLLALTRRPHVAGTPANAAVAAYVLAALSFSSLPAHSVSYDVFLTYPLRRSLILSPSPRPSPGPTLAFDLVQEIYPGDPYADVAAEVLPTFHAYARSGAAAGPAAYANYGRLEDFAALRAAGVNVTGAVVLARYGKIYRGDIIKNAEDAGAAAAVVFTDAKDYGGGGQGRFPEGPGMPASGVQVGSTYRGSGDPTTPGWASASGCERWSAAEVAASGLMPGIPSLPVSAQDGEAILRTIGGQVAPDDWQGVEGAPLYRLGPGPGFLNLTYIGNETLATIQNVFAVIEGEEEPDRYVLLGNHRDAWTFGAVDPNSGTASLLEVAQRFGKLQKRGWKPRRTIILCNWDAEEYGLIGSTEWVEENREMLTSRAVAYLNVDSAVAGPGFHASATPQLDELLKQASEKVQDPDNSSQTLYESWVASNYSSLIGRLGGGGTDFTAFVQHVGVPSVDMFFGGGYPVYHSMYDDFVWMEKFGDPMFHRHVAEDHHFTYSISSTTSYLREWQNQRSASMWGLVALRLADEEFLPFNYISYASELQRSAKILEDDVLGMPVTFAPLYKSIKALKKAATKIDNQRKALERNFLSLNWRKDPLKVRELNDRLMMAERAFTDRDGLFGREWYKHLIYGPSMHDDYGSKSYPGIDDAIEKAKSLDTSESWSFVQHEVWRAARVVTQAALVLNGKFT
- the LOC114912635 gene encoding probable glutamate carboxypeptidase LAMP1 isoform X3; its protein translation is MPIPSYFGPPSSSQNSFRRDTGREEREREEMPRLIEIPLLTHSTASAATTISRSATVRVLLTAFTILLVLHLTISPPSKSTYHSLFLSLSDNATAACHLLALTRRPHVAGTPANAAVAAYVLAALSFSSLPAHSVSYDVFLTYPLRRSLILSPSPRPSPGPTLAFDLVQEIYPGDPYADVAAEVLPTFHAYARSGAAAGPAAYANYGRLEDFAALRAAGVNVTGAVVLARYGKIYRGDIIKNAEDAGAAAAVVFTDAKDYGGGGQGRFPEGPGMPASGVQVGSTYRGSGDPTTPGWASASGCERWSAAEVAASGLMPGIPSLPVSAQDGEAILRTIGGQVAPDDWQGVEGAPLYRLGPGPGFLNLTYIGNETLATIQNVFAVIEGEEEPDRYVLLGNHRDAWTFGAVDPNSGTASLLEVAQRFGKLQKRGWKPRRTIILCNWDAEEYGLIGSTEWVEENREMLTSRAVAYLNVDSAVAGPGFHASATPQLDELLKQASEKVQDPDNSSQTLYESWVASNYSSLIGRLGGGGTDFTAFVQHVGVPSVDMFFGGGYPVYHSMYDDFVWMEKFGDPMFHRHVAAASMWGLVALRLADEEFLPFNYISYASELQRSAKILEDDVLGMPVTFAPLYKSIKALKKAATKIDNQRKALERNFLSLNWRKDPLKVRELNDRLMMAERAFTDRDGLFGREWYKHLIYGPSMHDDYGSKSYPGIDDAIEKAKSLDTSESWSFVQHEVWRAARVVTQAALVLNGKFT